One Triticum dicoccoides isolate Atlit2015 ecotype Zavitan chromosome 5B, WEW_v2.0, whole genome shotgun sequence genomic window carries:
- the LOC119309785 gene encoding serine/arginine repetitive matrix protein 1-like: MPFCKIFWGTAASLSPSQIPPPPHLLPHPYPDPSPTPPVHSRSRRPTLTVDDPCRRRTPPRPPLTLAQFNPTLHAHRCRRRLPLPPSPPSHPWHSRSSPPPPPPSPLPPRWRFPPSQPPSRRRGAAPAWPRESLSAGPLPRPATPRLRQLRCCSTRARATRRSRPGADAEAVPAHHDLDAKWNACLDLSIRRIAYAPRGEAGSGRWRGAAAVVRRRSSFVADLRRCRRAFVCVLVALLCLFYDAAFGLRLRASQAEAPVPADLALSSLPICIPQLVSLRANGAWFDLLTRYAVCAGVRREALRADLVPGTGPPAPARPRPAASTASSPCPLATCVSSDFIASTRRGDESEGDVTAGYISCKALVL; encoded by the exons atgccattttgcaaaatattttgg GGCACTGCTGCCTCTCTCTCCCCGAGCCAAATCCCTCCTCCGCCGCACCTCCTCCCCCATCCATATCCAGATCCCTCCCCCACCCCTCCTGTCCACTCCCGCAGCCGACGCCCCACCCTCACCGTCGACGACCCATGCCGCCGCCGCACACCACCGCGCCCTCCCCTCACCTTGGCCCAATTTAATCCAACCCTGCACGcacaccgctgccgccgccgtctaccccttcctccctcccctccctcACACCCATGGCATTCGCGCTCAAGTCCTCCACCACCCCCGCCATCGCCACTCCCTCCTCGGTGGCGTTTCCCTCCTTCTCAGCCGCCTTCGCGGCGCCGAGGGGCCGCGCCGGCGTGGCCAAGAGAGTCTCTCTCTGCGGGGCCACTCCCGCGACCTGCTACCCCGCGCCTACGTCAACTCCGGTGCTGCTCCACCCGCGCCCGTGCGACCCGCCGCTCCCGCCCCGGCGCCGACGCCGAGGCTGTCCCCGCCCACCATGACTTGGATGCCAAGTGGAATGCCTGCCTCGACCTCTCCATCCGTCGCATTGCCTACGCCCCTCGTGGTGAAGCTGGATCTGGGCGATGGAGGGGCGCTGCAGCAGTGGTTCGGCGTCGTAGTAGCTTTGTGGCGGATCTGCGGCGATGCCGTCGGGCCTTCGTGTGTGTCCTGGTCGCGCTCCTCTGCCTCTTCTATGACGCCGCCTTCGGCCTTCGGCTCCGGGCTTCGCAGGCCGAGGCGCCCGTCCCCGCCGACCTCGCGCTCTCCTCCCTCCCGATCTGCATACCCCAGCTAGTGTCGCTTCGTGCTAATGGTGCCTGGTTCGATTTGCTGACTCGGTATGCTGTGTGTGCAGGTGTGAGACGCGAGGCACTCAGAGCTGATCTCGTGCCTGGAACGGGGCCTCCAGCACCAGCCCGCCCACGCCCCGCCGCCTCAACTGCCTCATCCCCCTGCCCGCTGGCTACCTG